The proteins below come from a single Triticum aestivum cultivar Chinese Spring chromosome 5D, IWGSC CS RefSeq v2.1, whole genome shotgun sequence genomic window:
- the LOC123120378 gene encoding 2-hydroxy-6-oxononadienedioate/2-hydroxy-6-oxononatrienedioate hydrolase 1, whose product MLTLLSLRPPPPAVANILPSAAAAQSRPPLLRARRTAGPPPPSAAAAEFPAGSVPGSGTQMPPRRRRLVAGIDQDELLDPDALADPDSSFYEYNGVRVHHKVCAHGEDEDSGGQSSGSAVARSQVGLPIVLLHGFGASVFSWSRVMRPLARIAGAKVLAFDRPAFGLTSRTRRSGDDTKPLNPYSMAFSAMATLAFIDQLGAGKAVLVGHSAGCLVAVEAYFEAPERVAALVLVAPAIFAPRKGEKENSAGEQEGADKKESDDNNAAPNPFARIWGGFLGMCMWLAGLVLKLVMAVQDTVRALSTKVLVAFLRSSLAASLVRLIMDKFGVTGVRNAWYDPSKVTDHVIQGYTKPLRFKGWETALLEYTISMITDTSPKSRVPVSKRLSEISCPVLVVTGDTDRLVPASNAERLARAIPGATLEVIKNCGHLPQEERAEEFLSVVERFLQRAFGTPDEHVFQAAV is encoded by the exons ATGCTGACGCTCCTCTCCCTCCGAcccccgccgcccgccgtcgcaaacattctcccctccgccgccgccgcgcagagCCGTCCTCCACTGCTCCGCGCTCGCCGCACGGCCGGTCCTCCCCCGccttcagccgccgccgccgagttccCTGCCG GATCGGTTCCGGGCAGCGGTACGCagatgccgccgcgccgccgccggctcgTGGCCGGCATCGACCAGGACGAGCTCCTCGACCCGGACGCGCTCGCGGATCCTGACAGCAGCTTCTACGAGTACAACGGCGTCAGGGTCCACCACAAGGTATGCGCCCATGGCGAGGACGAGGATTCGGGCGGCcagtcctcgggctccgccgtcgcCAGGAGTCAGGTCGGGCTGCCCATAGTGCTGCTTCACGGCTTCGGCGCGTCGGTGTTCTCCTGGAGCCGCGTCATGCGGCCACTTGCCCGCATCGCCGGCGCCAAGGTCCTCGCCTTCGACCGGCCGGCGTTTGGCCTGACTTCCCGGACCAGACGGTCCGGCGATGACACCAAGCCTCTCAACCCTTACTCCATGGCCTTCTCGGCCATGGCCACACTGGCATTCATAGACCAACTCGGCGCCGGGAAGGCCGTCCTTGTTGG GCACTCTGCCGGTTGCCTCGTTGCAGTGGAGGCGTACTTCGAGGCGCCCGAGCGGGTAGCGGCGCTAGTGCTGGTTGCACCGGCGATTTTCGCGCCGAGGAAGGGTGAGAAAGAGAACAGCGCAGGGGAGCAGGAAGGGGCAGACAAGAAGGAGTCTGATGATAATAATGCAGCACCAAATCCATTTGCTAGGATATGGGGAGGGTTTCTTGGCATGTGTATGTGGCTTGCAGGGCTTGTTCTCAAGTTGGTCATGGCAGTGCAGGATACGGTCAGAGCTTTGTCTACTAAGGTTCTTGTGGCTTTTCTACGATCTTCACTGGCGGCGAGTCTG GTGAGATTGATCATGGATAAATTCGGCGTAACGGGCGTTCGTAATGCATGGTATGACCCAAGCAAAGTAACTGATCATGTTATTCAAGGCTACACCAAG CCACTAAGATTCAAGGGATGGGAGACAGCTCTCTTGGAGTACACTATATCCATGATTACAGATACTTCACCAAAGTCAAGAGTGCCAGTCTCGAAGAGGCTCTCTGAGATCTCATGCCCAG TGCTAGTGGTGACTGGCGACACAGACCGCCTTGTTCCAGCTTCGAATGCTGAACGCCTGGCACGTGCGATTCCTGGGGCGACACTTGAGGTGATCAAGAATTGTGGGCACTTGCCCCAGGAGGAACGAGCTGAAGAATTCCTTTCAGTCGTCGAACGCTTCCTACAGAGAGCATTTGGAACTCCAGATGAGCATGTGTTCCAAGCAGCTGTATGA
- the LOC123120379 gene encoding acetyltransferase NSI, giving the protein MAAGVSRLPPRLNTLAVFSSPTPNPFGPNKRVARSRLRPPPISISMDPALVDPAHLQALMLACAHSCAIRLSPPEAAARPEPVDIRKLRTAVAHSFLVVSVFCGTRFLEEDDGGDDRRFMGLELDLGLGRRGEQRLVGFGRAVSDVGLTASVHDVVVHPSVQRRGIGRKILEKITRVLHSRGIYDISALCTGKERPFFEACGFGDDAMGATTMMYTRNLYE; this is encoded by the exons ATGGCCGCCGGCGTGAGCAGGCTTCCGCCGCGTCTCAACACGCTTGCGGTCTTCTCCTCGCCGACGCCGAACCCCTTCGGCCCCAATAAGCGCGTCGCCAGGTCCAGGCTCAGGCCCCCGCCAATCTCCATCTCCATGGACCCGGCCCTCGTCGACCCGGCCCACCTCCAGGCGCTCATGCTCGCCTGCGCGCACTCCTGCGCCATCCGCCTCTCCCCGCCGGAAGCCGCCGCGCGGCCGGAGCCCGTCGACATCCGCAAGCTCCGTACCGCCGTGGCGCACAGCTTCCTGGTCGTGTCCGTCTTCTGCGGGACCAGGTTcttggaggaagacgacggaggggacGATCGGCGCTTCATGGGCCTGGAGCTGGACctcgggctcgggcggcgtggGGAGCAGCGGCTCGTCGGGTTCGGACGGGCCGTCTCCGACGTGGGGCTCACCGCCTCCGTCCATGACGTCGTG GTTCATCCATCAGTGCAGAGGAGAGGAATTGGGCGCAAAATACTTGAAAAAATTACAAG GGTACTCCATAGCAGAGGTATTTATGACATTTCCGCATTATGCACAGGAAAGGAGAG GCCATTTTTTGAAGCATGTGGATTCGGCGATGATGCAATGGGTGCCACAACAATGATGTACACTAGAAACTTGTACGAATAG
- the LOC123120381 gene encoding uncharacterized protein isoform X2, with protein MSGNQTQSSDYERLASQPDAQCLVCTRPFTLDTEVTNSFEALAICRECKATVLNDSQRDVTTSTSQQRRQRRRRSRTASLESNEDAFSQQFSQLINLARQGHEAEIDDPTVVRQLASYNSTPNQSQRWHASDDESDGLSYADSVFDELESNISFGDYGGESDASLGQHSMMGREITIQLDNESYMNTDTDIDPMNAGIDQWDSDDQEDEDVQLEESDFDEAVDAMQQHQQQSRGIGPSELTGWESEDGVWTWRSQRANMTNLMAGMEGPDVRAPFVGNPGDYADARQFEMILEQFAEDDSSRRGAPPAATSLIGNLPSLVISTSHEADGGVICPVCKDPMPIRTRAKQLPCMHLYHLSCILPWLSSRNTCPVCRYELPTDDPESERSERAATNERDVHGVEEHTHLQEIGEEGSDEPEAEETQDMFNDAVEVTNTGEHGAHVAEQSNRARAHRRWLFIAVAPASEDSRYLQSPVHLMLEI; from the exons ATGTCTGGCAATCAGACACAATCTAGCGACTATGAGCGCCTAGCCAGTCAACCAGATGCTCAATGCCTAGTTTGCACGAGACCTTTTACTTTGGATACTGAGGTGACCAATAGCTTTGAAGCTTTAGCTATATGCAGGGAATGCAAGGCTACTGTGCTTAATGATAGTCAAAGAGATGTAACAACCAGCACTAGTCAGCAGAGACGACAAAGAAGGCGGAGATCTAGGACTGCAAGTCTTGAATCTAATGAGGATGCATTCTCACAGCAGTTCTCCCAACTGATCAACTTAGCCAGACAAGGCCATGAAGCAGAAATTGATGATCCGACCGTTGTGCGGCAGCTGGCGTCTTATAATTCTACACCAAACCAGTCCCAAAGGTGGCATGCTTCAGACGATGAGAGTGATGGCCTCAGTTATGCTGATTCTGTGTTTGACGAGCTTGAATCAAACATCAGTTTTGGTGACTATGGCGGGGAGTCAGATGCTTCTCTAGGTCAACATAGCATGATGGGAAGGGAGATTACCATTCAACTTGACAACGAGAGCTACATGAATACCGATACGGATATTGATCCCATGAATGCTGGAATAGACCAGTGGGATTCAGATGACCAAGAGGATGAAGATGTGCAGTTGGAAGAGTCTGATTTTGATGAAGCAGTTGACGCCATGCAGCAGCACCAGCAGCAATCACGTGGCATTGGCCCCAGTGAATTGACTGGGTGGGAATCTGAAGATGGGGTATGGACTTGGAGAAGTCAAAGAGCAAATATGACCAACTTGATGGCAGGCATGGAAGGGCCAGATGTCAGGGCACCTTTTGTTGGGAATCCTGGTGATTATGCTGATGCAAGACAGTTTGAGATGATTCTTGAACAATTTGCTGAGGACGACAGTTCCAGAAGAGGAGCTCCACCTGCAGCGACATCCTTGATTGGAAATCTTCCCTCTCTGGTTATCTCTACAAGCCATGAGGCAGATGGTGGTGTGATCTGTCCAGTCTGCAAAGACCCGATGCCTATCAGAACTAGAGCAAAACAGCTACCATGCATGCATCTATATCATTTGTCGTGCATCTTGCCGTGGCTTAGTTCCAGGAATACATGCCCAGTTTGCCGATATGAACTTCCTACAGATGATCCAGAATCCGAGAGGTCTGAGCGAGCTGCAACAAATGAAAGAGATGTCCACGGGGTGGAGGAACACACCCATCTGCAGGAAATTGGTGAAGAAGGCTCTGATGAACCTGAGGCTGAAGAAACTCAGGACATGTTTAATGATGCAGTGGAAGTGACTAATACAGGTGAACATGGTGCTCATGTTGCTGAGCAGTCAAACAGAGCACGTGCCCATCGTCGATGGCTGTTTATTGCAGTTGCTCCAGCA TCTGAAGACTCAAGATACCTCCAGTCTCCAGTTCACCTCATGTTAGAAATTTAA
- the LOC123120381 gene encoding uncharacterized protein isoform X1: MSGNQTQSSDYERLASQPDAQCLVCTRPFTLDTEVTNSFEALAICRECKATVLNDSQRDVTTSTSQQRRQRRRRSRTASLESNEDAFSQQFSQLINLARQGHEAEIDDPTVVRQLASYNSTPNQSQRWHASDDESDGLSYADSVFDELESNISFGDYGGESDASLGQHSMMGREITIQLDNESYMNTDTDIDPMNAGIDQWDSDDQEDEDVQLEESDFDEAVDAMQQHQQQSRGIGPSELTGWESEDGVWTWRSQRANMTNLMAGMEGPDVRAPFVGNPGDYADARQFEMILEQFAEDDSSRRGAPPAATSLIGNLPSLVISTSHEADGGVICPVCKDPMPIRTRAKQLPCMHLYHLSCILPWLSSRNTCPVCRYELPTDDPESERSERAATNERDVHGVEEHTHLQEIGEEGSDEPEAEETQDMFNDAVEVTNTGEHGAHVAEQSNRARAHRRWLFIAVAPAVSFVGLALVLCFANPTSSGRRRLCRGSQSASAALVDTKRSWWSMF; encoded by the coding sequence ATGTCTGGCAATCAGACACAATCTAGCGACTATGAGCGCCTAGCCAGTCAACCAGATGCTCAATGCCTAGTTTGCACGAGACCTTTTACTTTGGATACTGAGGTGACCAATAGCTTTGAAGCTTTAGCTATATGCAGGGAATGCAAGGCTACTGTGCTTAATGATAGTCAAAGAGATGTAACAACCAGCACTAGTCAGCAGAGACGACAAAGAAGGCGGAGATCTAGGACTGCAAGTCTTGAATCTAATGAGGATGCATTCTCACAGCAGTTCTCCCAACTGATCAACTTAGCCAGACAAGGCCATGAAGCAGAAATTGATGATCCGACCGTTGTGCGGCAGCTGGCGTCTTATAATTCTACACCAAACCAGTCCCAAAGGTGGCATGCTTCAGACGATGAGAGTGATGGCCTCAGTTATGCTGATTCTGTGTTTGACGAGCTTGAATCAAACATCAGTTTTGGTGACTATGGCGGGGAGTCAGATGCTTCTCTAGGTCAACATAGCATGATGGGAAGGGAGATTACCATTCAACTTGACAACGAGAGCTACATGAATACCGATACGGATATTGATCCCATGAATGCTGGAATAGACCAGTGGGATTCAGATGACCAAGAGGATGAAGATGTGCAGTTGGAAGAGTCTGATTTTGATGAAGCAGTTGACGCCATGCAGCAGCACCAGCAGCAATCACGTGGCATTGGCCCCAGTGAATTGACTGGGTGGGAATCTGAAGATGGGGTATGGACTTGGAGAAGTCAAAGAGCAAATATGACCAACTTGATGGCAGGCATGGAAGGGCCAGATGTCAGGGCACCTTTTGTTGGGAATCCTGGTGATTATGCTGATGCAAGACAGTTTGAGATGATTCTTGAACAATTTGCTGAGGACGACAGTTCCAGAAGAGGAGCTCCACCTGCAGCGACATCCTTGATTGGAAATCTTCCCTCTCTGGTTATCTCTACAAGCCATGAGGCAGATGGTGGTGTGATCTGTCCAGTCTGCAAAGACCCGATGCCTATCAGAACTAGAGCAAAACAGCTACCATGCATGCATCTATATCATTTGTCGTGCATCTTGCCGTGGCTTAGTTCCAGGAATACATGCCCAGTTTGCCGATATGAACTTCCTACAGATGATCCAGAATCCGAGAGGTCTGAGCGAGCTGCAACAAATGAAAGAGATGTCCACGGGGTGGAGGAACACACCCATCTGCAGGAAATTGGTGAAGAAGGCTCTGATGAACCTGAGGCTGAAGAAACTCAGGACATGTTTAATGATGCAGTGGAAGTGACTAATACAGGTGAACATGGTGCTCATGTTGCTGAGCAGTCAAACAGAGCACGTGCCCATCGTCGATGGCTGTTTATTGCAGTTGCTCCAGCAGTAAGCTTTGTCGGTTTAGCTCTGGTTTTGTGCTTTGCAAATCCTACTAGTAGTGGTAGAAGGCGACTGTGTCGTGGATCCCAGAGTGCCTCTGCAGCACTTGTAGACACAAAAAGAAGTTGGTGGTCCATGTTCTAG
- the LOC123120382 gene encoding uncharacterized protein: MSSSGYVAVPRCSVIFDGTNYAEFVGFMRIHMRGLLLWGVLSGEVPCPPCPVAPVAPVPPVPPVLAADASQADRDAAKALDDAAVDAYDQQVSAYSDALSVYRDDLSAYTWCNDDARAAAVLTASVLPQFASEFMGLGTVAAMWSYLCQRYQPSGDALYLSVVRQEHALQQGDSSVDEFYSQCSAIWRQLDSLRTVVCGTCRCCQTTRSDLEFQRVHEFLSRLRFLSPDVLTC, encoded by the coding sequence ATGTCTTCTTCGGGATATGTGGCTGTTCCTCGCTGCTCCGTGATCtttgatggcaccaactatgctgagtttgtTGGCTTCATGCGTATCCATATGCGCGGCCTTCTGCTGTGGGGCGTGCTCTCTGGCGAGGTACCCTGTCcgccctgccctgttgctccggtgGCTCCTGTTCCGCCGGTTCCGCCGGTGcttgctgctgatgcttctcaggctgatcgGGATGCAGCCAAGGCTCTTGATGATGCTGCAGTTGATGCGTATGATCAGCAGGTATCCGCATACTCTGATGCTCTTTCTGTCTACcgggatgatctgtctgcttacacgTGGTGtaatgatgatgctcgtgctgctgctgttctcactgcgagtgtcctccctcagtttgcttcGGAGTTCATGGGCCTCGGCACTGTTGCAGCGATGTGGTCCTACctttgtcagcgctatcagccctctggtgatgctctaTACCTTtctgtggtgcgtcaggagcatgctctccAGCAGGGTGACTcgtctgttgatgagttctattcacagtgctctgccatctggcgtcagcttgactcactacggacagttgtttgtggcacttgccgttgctgtcagactacgcggtctgacttggagtttcagagggttcatgagttcttatctcgtctccgcTTCTTGAGCCCCGACGTGCTCACTTGCTAG
- the LOC123120380 gene encoding cytochrome P450 714C3 isoform X1: MLYTCTSWKPVHMSHTFGHEPRKSSQKQTEAPASVPADQARLHSIAHRRALFCLCNILWLRPEKIRKRLRRQGVKGPKPTLLDGNTKEMKRIRHELKPMKKQDSNNYISTLFPHILVWKETYGSVFLYSSGGREILHVSQPDMVKDIDHWTPSELGKPNYLKKTRKALLGGGLLTVNGDEWAYQRKTMAPEFFMDKIKGMIQLIEDATAPLLEAWENILDSAGGSTEIVVDDYLRNMSADVIARACFGSSFAKGEEIFCMLRKLQKAISQQDAFVGLSALWKHLPTKSNREIRNLVEKVRLLILELAKANVNENGAENAATHNGLLRAIVNGAHGAGHGGTAGDFIVGNCKTIYFAGHETTAVTAIWCLMLLAKHPEWQERARIEALEVCHGRSTLDVDALHRLKILTMVIQETLRLYPPASLMMREALTDIKIGDLDVPRGTIVQVTRSMLHLDKEVWGPDAEEFRPGRFANGVAGACKPAHLYTPFGLGHRTCIGQNLAMTELKLVLARLLSRFAFSPSPTYRHAPVFRLTIEPGFGMPLVAKKL; this comes from the exons ATGTTGTACACTTGTACCTCATGGAAGCCAGTGCACATGTCACACACATTCGGGCATGAGCCGAGGAAAAGCTCACAGAAGCAAACCGAAGCTCCAGCTAGCGTGCCAGCTGACCAAGCTCGCCTTCACTCCATCGCTCATCGCCGAG CTTTGTTTTGCTTGTGTAACATCCTATGGCTAAGACCGGAGAAGATAAGGAAGAGGTTGAGAAGGCAAGGTGTGAAGGGTCCCAAGCCTACTTTGCTCGATGGCAACACCAAAGAGATGAAGCGTATCCGACATGAGCTCAAACCTATGAAGAAGCAAGACAGCAACAACTACATCTCCACCCTCTTCCCTCACATCCTTGTCTGGAAGGAAACTTATG GCTCTGTGTTCCTCTACTCGTCAGGAGGTCGGGAGATATTGCACGTTTCTCAGCCAGACATGGTAAAGGACATAGACCACTGGACACCATCAGAGCTCGGGAAGCCTAATTATCTGAAGAAAACTCGAAAAGCTCTTCTCGGGGGAGGGTTACTTACGGTGAATGGTGACGAATGGGCCTATCAGAGGAAGACCATGGCGCCAGAATTCTTCATGGACAAGATCAAG GGTATGATACAGCTGATTGAAGATGCAACTGCTCCGCTGTTAGAAGCATGGGAGAACATTCTCGACAGTGCAGGAGGTAGCACAGAGATAGTTGTTGATGATTATTTGCGGAACATGTCAGCAGATGTAATCGCCAGGGCTTGCTTCGGGAGTAGCTTCGCAAAAGGAGAAGAGATATTCTGCATGCTCAGGAAGCTTCAAAAGGCGATTTCTCAACAGGATGCATTTGTTGGACTCTCTGCACTGTG GAAGCACCTACCTACCAAGAGCAACCGAGAGATACGGAATCTGGTTGAGAAAGTTAGGCTACTGATCTTGGAACTGGCAAAGGCCAACGTGAACGAGAATGGAGCTGAGAATGCGGCCACTCATAACGGTCTTCTGCGTGCGATCGTCAACGGCGCCCATGGCGCTGGCCATGGTGGCACTGCCGGGGACTTCATCGTTGGCAACTGTAAGACCATATACTTCGCAGGGCATGAGACCACGGCGGTCACCGCCATTTGGTGCCTGATGTTACTGGCCAAACACCCGGAATGGCAGGAGCGTGCCCGCATCGAGGCGCTGGAGGTTTGCCATGGGAGGAGCACGTTGGACGTTGACGCCCTCCACCGACTGAAAATT CTGACGATGGTGATCCAAGAAACTCTCCGTCTGTACCCACCGGCGTCGCTGATGATGCGTGAAGCCCTGACGGACATAAAGATCGGCGACCTGGATGTGCCCCGTGGAACGATCGTCCAGGTGACCAGATCGATGCTGCACCTGGACAAGGAAgtctggggccccgacgccgaggAGTTCCGCCCGGGCCGGTTCGCCAACGGTGTGGCTGGGGCGTGCAAGCCGGCACACTTGTACACGCCATTTGGGCTCGGCCACAGGACCTGCATCGGGCAGAACCTGGCGATGACGGAGCTGAAGCTGGTACTGGCGCGCCTGCTGAGCAGGTTCGCCTTCTCGCCATCGCCGACGTACCGCCACGCGCCAGTGTTCCGGCTGACCATTGAGCCAGGGTTCGGCATGCCATTGGTGGCGAAGAAGCTGTGA
- the LOC123120380 gene encoding cytochrome P450 714C3 isoform X2 yields MVKDIDHWTPSELGKPNYLKKTRKALLGGGLLTVNGDEWAYQRKTMAPEFFMDKIKGMIQLIEDATAPLLEAWENILDSAGGSTEIVVDDYLRNMSADVIARACFGSSFAKGEEIFCMLRKLQKAISQQDAFVGLSALWKHLPTKSNREIRNLVEKVRLLILELAKANVNENGAENAATHNGLLRAIVNGAHGAGHGGTAGDFIVGNCKTIYFAGHETTAVTAIWCLMLLAKHPEWQERARIEALEVCHGRSTLDVDALHRLKILTMVIQETLRLYPPASLMMREALTDIKIGDLDVPRGTIVQVTRSMLHLDKEVWGPDAEEFRPGRFANGVAGACKPAHLYTPFGLGHRTCIGQNLAMTELKLVLARLLSRFAFSPSPTYRHAPVFRLTIEPGFGMPLVAKKL; encoded by the exons ATGGTAAAGGACATAGACCACTGGACACCATCAGAGCTCGGGAAGCCTAATTATCTGAAGAAAACTCGAAAAGCTCTTCTCGGGGGAGGGTTACTTACGGTGAATGGTGACGAATGGGCCTATCAGAGGAAGACCATGGCGCCAGAATTCTTCATGGACAAGATCAAG GGTATGATACAGCTGATTGAAGATGCAACTGCTCCGCTGTTAGAAGCATGGGAGAACATTCTCGACAGTGCAGGAGGTAGCACAGAGATAGTTGTTGATGATTATTTGCGGAACATGTCAGCAGATGTAATCGCCAGGGCTTGCTTCGGGAGTAGCTTCGCAAAAGGAGAAGAGATATTCTGCATGCTCAGGAAGCTTCAAAAGGCGATTTCTCAACAGGATGCATTTGTTGGACTCTCTGCACTGTG GAAGCACCTACCTACCAAGAGCAACCGAGAGATACGGAATCTGGTTGAGAAAGTTAGGCTACTGATCTTGGAACTGGCAAAGGCCAACGTGAACGAGAATGGAGCTGAGAATGCGGCCACTCATAACGGTCTTCTGCGTGCGATCGTCAACGGCGCCCATGGCGCTGGCCATGGTGGCACTGCCGGGGACTTCATCGTTGGCAACTGTAAGACCATATACTTCGCAGGGCATGAGACCACGGCGGTCACCGCCATTTGGTGCCTGATGTTACTGGCCAAACACCCGGAATGGCAGGAGCGTGCCCGCATCGAGGCGCTGGAGGTTTGCCATGGGAGGAGCACGTTGGACGTTGACGCCCTCCACCGACTGAAAATT CTGACGATGGTGATCCAAGAAACTCTCCGTCTGTACCCACCGGCGTCGCTGATGATGCGTGAAGCCCTGACGGACATAAAGATCGGCGACCTGGATGTGCCCCGTGGAACGATCGTCCAGGTGACCAGATCGATGCTGCACCTGGACAAGGAAgtctggggccccgacgccgaggAGTTCCGCCCGGGCCGGTTCGCCAACGGTGTGGCTGGGGCGTGCAAGCCGGCACACTTGTACACGCCATTTGGGCTCGGCCACAGGACCTGCATCGGGCAGAACCTGGCGATGACGGAGCTGAAGCTGGTACTGGCGCGCCTGCTGAGCAGGTTCGCCTTCTCGCCATCGCCGACGTACCGCCACGCGCCAGTGTTCCGGCTGACCATTGAGCCAGGGTTCGGCATGCCATTGGTGGCGAAGAAGCTGTGA